Below is a window of Romeriopsis navalis LEGE 11480 DNA.
CTGGTTTTGCCACTGGGTTGAACCGCAATACCAAATTCGGTGCCCCGCACACCACTGACACCCGCTGGCGTATTCAATTCAAACCGGGTGTTGGGATTCGTAAATCGACGTAATTTGAGTCTGGCACTGCCGTAGGGCATATAGAACAGCGAGATACGACTCTGATCAGGATTAATACTGATACCCCGTAACTGAATTAACGTTGTGGGTGCGACTTGGATCGACCCAATTCCCACATCCATCATCAGGCTCACGGTCGAACGCTTACCAGTTTTTACTTGCTCACCCACCGCGGTGATTTTTTCATTTGGCCGGGCACGCCGCCAATCCTGCTGCCTTGGCTTAAAATTGACGTTACCGGAGAGATTTTTTAACGTCAGTTCGCGTTTTACCCGCACTCGGATCGGCCGCTGTGCCATCGCGGACTGCGTATAAGAAGTTGTCGCAACACAAGTTAAGAAAATAAATATAGCCGTTTTTAGCATAATCCTACGACTTTCCCCGGAATATTGCAGTAAAGAGCGCATATGGTTCATACCATACCAGAATGAAGTGATTGAGAAGTGAAATTAGCGCTCAGTTAAGCAATGTCAAGTTCATGGCCCACAGGCCGCACTGCTCCGTACTATCTTAACTTTGTGGCGGACTGATGCCACAAAAATATGCCAGCATGATTCAGCCAGCCACTATTTAAAATTAGGCGGCATTAACCAGTCATCCGATTACAGCTGTCATAGCGCTGTTGCCACTAGGCACAGTTGCGATGCTGCAATAAGCTAACAAAGTCTTCTGGCGGTAAAGCCCGACTATAAAGATGGCCTTGCATGATACGGCAACCGTGATCGGTCAAAAATCGGACTTGTCGATCGGTTTCCACACCTTCAGCCACAATCTCGAGCTTTAAGTCATGGGCTAAGGTAATAATCGCATTGGAAATGGCCACGGCTTGGTTATCATCGGGCAGACGGCGCACAAAGGACTGGTCGATTTTGAGAATATCGATCGGCAGACGACTTAAGTAGTGCAGGGATGAATAGCCTTTACCAAAATCATCGATCGCGATCTTAATCCCCAGCGACCGTAACGCGGTGAGAATCTGGATTGCCTGGTCAATATCGGCCATAAGATTGGTTTCTGTCAACTCGAGGGTTAATTGCTGCGGATTCAAGTCAACGGCCTGCAAAATACGCGTAATCTGGCTCGGTAAATTTTCCTGCTGCAACTGCCGAATTGATAAATTCACTGAAAGTTTCAGCGGTACAGGACTAATCCCTTGCCAACGTTTGACCTGCAAACAGGCCGTTCGGAGTACCCACTCACCCAGCGGCACAATCAAGCCCATTTCTTCCGCAATGGTAATAAACCGCTCGGGCGACACCATTCCCCGATAGGGGTGACGCCAACGCAGCAGCGCCTCAACACCAGTTACCTGTCCCCCCGGTAGACAGATTTGAGGTTGATAGTAAATCTGAAACTCACCCTGATGAATCGCCCGATTCAGATCCGTTTCGAGTAGGCGTTGTTCAACAGTCTGCGCCGCTAAATTTGCATCATGGAAAATATAGGGCACCTGCCCCCCCCACTGCTCACAAGCCCGCCGCGCCATATCCGTTTGCAGCATTAACTGCTCCGGCGTACCTTGCCCGTGGTGGACATAAGCCCCACCGATCGCTAACTGTAGAGAAATTCGGCGACCATCGACCACAAATGCTTCGGAGCAAACCCGCCAAATTACATCGGCCCAATGCAAGGCATCTTCTTCCCAGGTCAGATCATCGAGAATGATGGTGAATTCATCGCCGTTAGTCCGGATGACGACACCATGTTCATCCACTTGTTGATGTAAGCGATGGGCTAATTGATTGAGGACAACATCGCCGACCGCAAACCCAAACGCCGCATTAATACTACTAAACCGCACTACATTGAGCGATAAAACCGTCACTAAACAATCATAGTCACGGGCTTTCGCCAATACCTGCGTCAGCAGATGCGGCAAGGACGCACGATTAGGCAAATTTGCTAGGGCATCATGGGCCAAATCAACGGCCGCTAGCGTTGGACGATTCAGCGCCACGGTGGGTTGAGGACTCGCTGCCTGATTGTACGCAATCGCTTTTGACCGGGATTGAGGCTGAGAGACGGATGCCGTTGAAGCGATTTCTGGCACAGGCAAGTTAGAAATGGTGGCTGATCGCTGCAAGCTGGCCTGGCGTTTTAGCCGCGACTGAATCGCTTGAATCAGCTCCTTGGGCTGCACCGGCTTTAATAAATAATCATCCGCCCCCAAATTCATCCCTAGCCGCACATGGGCTTGCTCAACTTGACCACTCAGAAAAATAAATGCCACATTTGCGGTACTTGGATCCTGACGCAATTGTTGCAAAACCGCATATCCGTCCATCTCCTCCATCTTGACATCACAAAGAATCAGCGCCGGTTTCAGTGTTTTTGCTTGATGGAATCCGTCGCGACCATTCGCTGCCGCGATCGCATTGAATCCCTCTCGCACAAGCAAATTCACTAAATTATCACGCAGACATGCTTCGTCTTCAATAACGAGGACTGTTGTGGACATAAAGATAACTATCGATGCTTATAAACCACGGATGCTGTAGTATTCGCCACAAACATACGACGCATTGTCAAACTTGAGTTGCAAATATACCCCATTACGATCATGACCATGTAATAGGACCATCATTTTCCGCCACATTGGAGCGGAAGTCTACACACAAGCACAAATTGGGCTGGCCAGTATCAGAACCGAACTCACGATAATTAAATCATTTAGCACAAGTGACGATTGCAACAGCACCAAAGACTGCCGCTTATCAACATCCCCTTAAAATGACAGTTTTCGTCCCCGCATCGCGACAGTCAGCCGAGCGGCAAAAACACATATCCATGCTTTTCCCTAGTCGTGGATCCACAAGATTCAATCAGATCGGGGCGTGCGTTAACCCGACGATGTAATTTGTGTTTTTTCTTAACCCGATACCAAGCCAAATTAACACCCGAGTTTCTGCGGTGTGAAGCAGAGTTTCTGTCAAGCTAAAATGCAGAGGTCCGATAATAATGCGATTTAACTAAATCGAACTTGGGAAGATGCAACACTTTGCAGTTCTATTGTGAGGATAAACGAATTTATCCTGGGGCATTGCCGATGGGTCTGACACATGACAGCCCAAGGCTCTCTGGATTTTATTGCCTGCGTATACTATGTTAATCGAACTTAGTATGTAGTCCAAGCATTAAATACCACACTGGTATTTAGGCAATGGTGAGTCAACACTGTAGCTGTCTCGAAGTATTAGAGGTATGCTACTGAGTAGGTTCTGAACACGGCGGTAGATTTGATACAACTCACTTATCCGAACTCGATTGCCGCTGAATATTGAAGCCGCATCGGCATAGTTTTATCCGATGGACTTTACCCTTCAATAAATTTTGGTGCTTGCTTCGAATCTTCTTGAATTTAAATTGAAATGTAAGTTTTACCTTGTCGGGATTAACCACCTTCAGTTATGTCCACTGTCACACAACAAAAAGTACAGCCTATGAAACGCAAGCGTGGCGTGCTGCTCAGTGCGCGCGGCTGGCAACGCCTGCAAGCGGCTGAGCAACGATCCAGCGAAGCCGGTAGTGGGAGCAAATCGTATACGCTCCAGGAGCTCAGCGATTTAACAGGACTTAGTGCGAATACCTTAGCGCGAGTTCGCGGTCGAAAAATTGCGGTTGACCAACATACCTTAGATACCTACTTTCAAGCGTTCGATCTCACCTTGGCGGTAGATGATTATAGTGATGCGGATTCCCTTTCGAATTTAACCCGCTCACAGGTGCCACCGAGTGGTCAGCTTGCGTTGGATTCCAAGTATTACATCCAACGTCCACCGATCGAATCCCTGTGTATCGATGGCATCTTTCAACCAGGCGGTTTGGTTCGAATTAAGGCCCCACGGATGTCTGGCAAGACTTCGCTAGTGGCGCGGACTTTGCTGAAGGCCCGGGAACAACAGAAGTATTCAACGGTGATTCTGAGTCTGCGGCTTGCGGATTCCGAAACATTCAGCAACCTCAATCGCTTCCTTAAGTGGTTTTGTGCTGTGATTTCCCAGAGTCTGGGCCTAGCGAATGAGGTCGAGCAATACTGGGATGATCTATTTGGTGCCAGTTATAACTGCACGCATTTCTTCGAATCTTATTTGCTGAAGAACTTGAAGACACCATTGGTATTAGCCCTAGATGAGGTTGATACAGTATTTGACTATCCGGAATTAGCCACTGACTTCTTCGGTATGCTGCGGGCTTGGTATGAAAAAGCGCGTTACGGCGATGCCAGTAGTGAACTGTGGCAAAAGTTGCGCCTGATCATGGTGCATTCAACGGAAGTCTATGTGCCGCTAAATATTGCGCAGTCGCCTTTTAATGCGGGTTTATTGGTTGAGCCACCCTGCTTTAACCTTGACCAAGCGATCGAATTAGCGAAAGCCTATGGCTTGAGTGATCCGGCTAGCTGTGGCAAGCAGCTTATGCAGTTAGTGGGCGGGCGTCCGCATTTATTACATTTGGGCATGTACCACTTGCACGTCTCAGATAAAGGCGTTAAGGATTTGACGAAGAACGCTTTAAGTGGTTCTAGTATCTTTAGCTCACACCTGCGTAACCATTTGTGGGAGTTACAGAAGCATCCAGAGTTACTCGCTGCGCTTAAAGTTGTCGTTAGCTCAAATGATCCAGTTGAACTCGCGCCACTGGTATCTTACAAGTTGCAAAGCCGCGGCTTAGTGATGATGAATCACCATCGGGCAAGTGTCAGTTGTGATCTTTATCAGGTCTATTTTCAGCAGACATTGTCAAACCTGGAGGAGGAGATTTAGCTTCACCCGACTAGCGCTATGGTGAACGGTATACCCCAGTCTCCGTTTCATGTTGGTGGTAGTCTCCCATTGGACGCTATCACCTACGTCAAACGCCAGGCGGATGATTTGCTTTATCAAGTCGTATCAAAAGGCGACTTTTGCTACGTTTTTAATGCCCGCCAGATGGGTAAGTCAAGCCTGCGCGTGCAGGCAATGCAGCGCTTAGTCCAGGATGGCATTCAATGTGTCGCGATCGACTTAACGACGATCGGCACCCAGCATATTACGCCGGAGCAGTGGTATGCCTCGTTTAGTGCGATGCTCGTCGCACAGCTGAACTTACCAATCCGCTTGGGCGAATGGTGGCGGGCCCAGGCACATTTAAGTTATGTGGCACGCTTGGCCGATCTCATTGATACGGTGCTTTTACCAGAAACCACTTCACCCGTTGTCATTTTCATCGATGAAGTGGATAGTGTTTTAGGCCTGCCCTTCATCATCCACGATTTTTTCGGGTTAATTCGGCATTGCTACAATCGCCGCGCCGATGAAACCATCTATCAGCGTTTAACCTTTGTGCTATTGGGCGTGACCACCCCGACCGCACTAATTCAGGATAAGCGCTATACGCCCTTTAATATTGGCCAAGCAATTGCACTCAGTGGCTTTCAGTGGGTCGAGGCGATGCCTTTACTGACTGGCCTTGAGGGGGTCTGCGAATATCCCCAAACCTTTTTAAAGCAGGTTTTGAGTTGGACGAATGGACAACCATTTCTCACCCAGAAACTGTGTAAATTAGCAGTACAACATGTAAATCTGCACATCAGCGATGATATTGGACAAGCCGTACAACAACTTGTCCAGCGCCATGTGATTGATAACTGGGAAAGTCAAGATGAACCGGAGCACCTCCGGACAATTCGCGATCGACTTCTACATGACCCCGTTCAAGCCGTCCGCTTATTAAGCTACTATCAACGTATTCTGCTATCACCCCAAGGCCGTTGGCCCCTCGATAGTAGTGAAGAACAACGCGAACTGATCCTCTCCGGCTTAGTTCAATCACAGCAGGGATTTTTGCAGGTCAAAAATCGGATTTATGAGGCGGTATTTGATAGCGATTGGATTGATCATCAATTGGCTCAACTGTCGCAATATCAGCCATTTAATCATGGGGAAGCAGCAGCCGACAGCGCACTCGCGACACTGAGCCCGAACGGGAATCAACCCGACCAAGCGCTA
It encodes the following:
- a CDS encoding FecR family protein, translating into MAQRPIRVRVKRELTLKNLSGNVNFKPRQQDWRRARPNEKITAVGEQVKTGKRSTVSLMMDVGIGSIQVAPTTLIQLRGISINPDQSRISLFYMPYGSARLKLRRFTNPNTRFELNTPAGVSGVRGTEFGIAVQPSGKTSVAVLDGRVNTSAQGEDVDVDAGFQNFTIPGEPPSPPVPLNNDTSLSYQLEKRIVRQVRRLTWVGQVDPVNIVSVNGEVVDTDREGKFRYPIQLRSFPKLSVLVQTPLGKEKNYDLRLMR
- a CDS encoding EAL domain-containing response regulator → MSTTVLVIEDEACLRDNLVNLLVREGFNAIAAANGRDGFHQAKTLKPALILCDVKMEEMDGYAVLQQLRQDPSTANVAFIFLSGQVEQAHVRLGMNLGADDYLLKPVQPKELIQAIQSRLKRQASLQRSATISNLPVPEIASTASVSQPQSRSKAIAYNQAASPQPTVALNRPTLAAVDLAHDALANLPNRASLPHLLTQVLAKARDYDCLVTVLSLNVVRFSSINAAFGFAVGDVVLNQLAHRLHQQVDEHGVVIRTNGDEFTIILDDLTWEEDALHWADVIWRVCSEAFVVDGRRISLQLAIGGAYVHHGQGTPEQLMLQTDMARRACEQWGGQVPYIFHDANLAAQTVEQRLLETDLNRAIHQGEFQIYYQPQICLPGGQVTGVEALLRWRHPYRGMVSPERFITIAEEMGLIVPLGEWVLRTACLQVKRWQGISPVPLKLSVNLSIRQLQQENLPSQITRILQAVDLNPQQLTLELTETNLMADIDQAIQILTALRSLGIKIAIDDFGKGYSSLHYLSRLPIDILKIDQSFVRRLPDDNQAVAISNAIITLAHDLKLEIVAEGVETDRQVRFLTDHGCRIMQGHLYSRALPPEDFVSLLQHRNCA
- a CDS encoding AAA-like domain-containing protein, with product MKRKRGVLLSARGWQRLQAAEQRSSEAGSGSKSYTLQELSDLTGLSANTLARVRGRKIAVDQHTLDTYFQAFDLTLAVDDYSDADSLSNLTRSQVPPSGQLALDSKYYIQRPPIESLCIDGIFQPGGLVRIKAPRMSGKTSLVARTLLKAREQQKYSTVILSLRLADSETFSNLNRFLKWFCAVISQSLGLANEVEQYWDDLFGASYNCTHFFESYLLKNLKTPLVLALDEVDTVFDYPELATDFFGMLRAWYEKARYGDASSELWQKLRLIMVHSTEVYVPLNIAQSPFNAGLLVEPPCFNLDQAIELAKAYGLSDPASCGKQLMQLVGGRPHLLHLGMYHLHVSDKGVKDLTKNALSGSSIFSSHLRNHLWELQKHPELLAALKVVVSSNDPVELAPLVSYKLQSRGLVMMNHHRASVSCDLYQVYFQQTLSNLEEEI